Genomic DNA from Candidatus Cloacimonadota bacterium:
TCATGGCTGTCACCTGTTTGGCGTGAACCGGAAGATTCACATCATGCAGAACGTGGTTTTTTCCGAACCAAAGATTGAGGCCCGAGGTCTGTAATTGTAGATCTACCATTGTCTTTTTCTCCTGATGGAAGCGCGGATGAAGATGGCCACGGCGCTTACGGCGATCACCAGCAAAAGCAACACCAACGCGGTCCCGTAAGCTATCGGGACCTGCTGCGCGGGGTGGGTGCCCTCGGTCATGAGCGCGTAGATGTGGTAAGGCAGGGCCATCACCTCATCGGAAAGGCCCCGCGGCAACTGCCGGGAATAAAAAGTGGCCGCGGTGAACATGATCGGCGCGGTTTCTCCGGCCACGCGGCCGATGCTGATGATGGCGCCTGTAAGGATGTTTGGCAGCGCGGTGGGCAAAAGCACGCGCGAGATCGTCTGCCGGGTGGTGGCGCCCAAGGCCAGCGAGGCTTCGCGGAAATCAGCAGGCACGCCGCGCAGGGCCTGTTCCGTGTTGTTGATGATCACCGGCAGGGCCAGGATCGCCAGGGTGAGCCCGCCGGAAAGCAGCGAAATGTCGAAACCCAGCAGATTGGCGAACACGGCCATGCCGAACAGCCCGAAAATGATGGAAGGCGTTCCGGCCAGGGTGTTGATGGCCACACGCAAAATGCTCACCAACCAGACCGGTCTGCCGTAATTGGTTAACCACACGGCTGTGAAGATTCCCAGGGGCAATGCCACCAGCATCGCCAGCGCTGTGAGCAGAAAAGTTCCCACCAGGGCTGGATAGATGCCGCCAGCCCGCATGGCGTCGCGGGGAGCGGTGAAGATGAATTCCCAGCTCAGCACCCTGGCGCCCTGGGAGAACATGCGGGCCAGAAACAAGGCCAGAAACACGGCCGTGAGCCCCAGCATCAGCGCCATGATGCCGGTGGCCAGGCTGTTCATCAGTTTGCGGCGGTTCATCTTCCGCCCCTTTTCATCAGCAGGGTTTCCGTGATCAGGTTCGAAACGAAGGTGATCAGGAAAAGGATGATGGCCAGGGCGAAAAGTGACTGGTAATGCAGGTCGCCCATCACGGTTTCGCCCATCTCCGCGGCGATGGTGGAGGTGAGGGGACGCGCCGGATCGAAGATGGAACCGGGGATGCGGGCAGCTCCACCCGCCACCATCAGCACCACCATGGTTTCGCCGATGGCGCGCCCGAAACCCATCAGCACACTTCCAGCCAGGCCGTTTTTAGCGGCGGGCACCACGGCTTTGAAGATGGTTTCGGCGCGGGTGGCGCCCAGGGCCAGAGAGGCTTCCCGCAGGTTTTTGGGAACGCTGGAAAGCGCGTCCTCACCCATGCTGCAGATCACCGGCACG
This window encodes:
- the pstA gene encoding phosphate ABC transporter permease PstA, with product MNRRKLMNSLATGIMALMLGLTAVFLALFLARMFSQGARVLSWEFIFTAPRDAMRAGGIYPALVGTFLLTALAMLVALPLGIFTAVWLTNYGRPVWLVSILRVAINTLAGTPSIIFGLFGMAVFANLLGFDISLLSGGLTLAILALPVIINNTEQALRGVPADFREASLALGATTRQTISRVLLPTALPNILTGAIISIGRVAGETAPIMFTAATFYSRQLPRGLSDEVMALPYHIYALMTEGTHPAQQVPIAYGTALVLLLLVIAVSAVAIFIRASIRRKRQW